A single genomic interval of Oryza sativa Japonica Group chromosome 7, ASM3414082v1 harbors:
- the LOC4342408 gene encoding small ribosomal subunit protein eS12 codes for MAEETPVETPAAPVLGEPMDLMTALQLVMKKSSAHDGLVKGLREAAKAIEKHAAQLCVLAEDCDQPDYVKLVKALCAEHNVHLVTVPSAKTLGEWAGLCKIDSEGKARKVVGCSCVVVKDYGEESEGLNIVQDYVKSH; via the exons ATGGC GGAGGAGACCCCAGTTGAGACTCCAGCTGCCCCGGTTCTTGGGGAGCCCATGGATCTGATGACTGCTCTGCAGCTTGTGATGAAGAAGTCAAGTGCTCATGATGGGCTTGTGAAGGGTCTCCGTGAGGCTGCCAAGGCCATCGAGAAGCATGCTGCTCAGCTTTGTGTGCTTGCTGAGGACTGCGACCAACCTGATTATGTCAAGTTGGTTAAGGCTCTGTGTGCTGAGCACAACGTTCACCTTGTTACCGTGCCTAGTGCTAAGACTCTTGGCGAGTGGGCAGGG CTTTGCAAGATTGACTCTGAGGGCAAGGCAAGGAAGGTTGTGGGCTGCTCCTGCGTCGTTGTCAAG GACTATGGTGAAGAGTCTGAGGGCCTTAACATAGTGCAGGACTATGTCAAATCGCACTAG